GGAGCACACTTTGTTTGGCGGGTTATCGCGCAACGTCTGGGTTATGTCCCATTATTGAACAAAGGCTGAATACTTTAGAATATTAGAATATTTAGGAGTTATTTAGTATCTGTGAGGACCCAATCTTTGTGGGAAAAATCGTCTTTCACCTTCATAAGATCTCGATTCGGATCTATGAATACCCGGCTTTTTTTGCCGTTTAAAGAGACTCTAACGTCTGCATTGACTGATATTTCGTCTCCCGTGCGGGTCTTTTCCTTTTCTCCCAGAAAATGTGCGAATTGTAGGATGAGATCCGGCTGAGTACTCATCATTGTTTTTTGCAACTCAGTTAGGTATGATTCCGGCAATACATATTGAATCTCTCCGGTCCGGAGGTTCGTAACTCTAAAAGATGCGATCCCGTTCTTTTGGATCAGCATAATATGCCAGGCAAATCGAAATCCCTGCTCCGTCCAAAGATGGTTTCCCGGATATAGAAAGTGGCGAAGAGGCAAGGCGATTTGGAGAAAAATATAGATCCCGGCTGCCCAGGCGCCGAATCGAAATATAAATCCTGAAGTAAAGCGGGAGATAGAGGATTCAAGGCGACTTCCCCAAGTATTCGGATTTTCTAATATATATAGAAGTTTGAAAAAATATTCGGCTAAAAAGAAACGAAGTGCAACTGGAAACTTCAGCCAGATAACCTTAAGCAAGTTCCTGAATTCTCCATAAGGGAAGAGACCTCTTTTCTTAAGAAACCTTCGAGCTTTTAGAGGCCAACTGGGAGAAAAGAAAAGCAACGCAGAAAAGATCATGATCCAGGGAAACATTCCGATCGGAAATAATCTCCAAGTCAGTAAATGAAATATTACGACTGCACCATATGCCCAAGGTCTCAGCCTTGATCTCAATAGACAGAACGGGACAAACAGATCGAAGAATAATCCAGCATAGCTGAATAAGTATCCGGCGATCGGATAGGTAAAGAAACCTCCGAGCACAGGGAAGTCAGTATTTCTAACGAGCCAAATTCGCAGAGGTTGAGCTTGAAAGAGCCAGTCAGGAACTAACTTAGCGAGTCCTCCGAAAAAATATACACAACCAATTTGAAATCTTAGGATCCAAATACACCAGTTCGGAACTTTGGGAATGGACCATCTACCGTTTCGATAAGTATCCAGAAAATGAGGCAAAGAAAAACAGCAATCTGCAGGGATCCAAAACAAAAGGCATAATAAAAGAGTAATGAAGTAATAATGGTTTAAGTAAGTGGATACGTCCAGTAGATTGAAATAGAGAAATCCGACCAGATAGATTGCCAGGGATGTGCGATATAGGACTCCGAGAGAGATTCCGATTGCAGCAATACATAATATTATAAAAACAGGATATAGGATCCATGCAGGAAAAACAGGAACCCAAGAGAATCCGAAATATTTAAAATGAAAAGATGGCTCTATAAAATATTTTCGCACCCAGCCGTAATGTAAATACCTGGCTGCGGTTACGAATAATAAGATCCCGAATCCGAAACGAAAAGCGCCTAAGGACCAGGCAGGAGAGTTTGCATTCAATTTAGATCTTAGATTTTTAGAAAAGACAGAGATCGAATCCATTCTCAATTGCCATGCCCGATGGATCGAATGAATCCGTTCCCCAGCTCGATCCAATTACCATTCAATCTT
Above is a window of Leptospira semungkisensis DNA encoding:
- a CDS encoding HTTM domain-containing protein, which encodes MDSISVFSKNLRSKLNANSPAWSLGAFRFGFGILLFVTAARYLHYGWVRKYFIEPSFHFKYFGFSWVPVFPAWILYPVFIILCIAAIGISLGVLYRTSLAIYLVGFLYFNLLDVSTYLNHYYFITLLLCLLFWIPADCCFSLPHFLDTYRNGRWSIPKVPNWCIWILRFQIGCVYFFGGLAKLVPDWLFQAQPLRIWLVRNTDFPVLGGFFTYPIAGYLFSYAGLFFDLFVPFCLLRSRLRPWAYGAVVIFHLLTWRLFPIGMFPWIMIFSALLFFSPSWPLKARRFLKKRGLFPYGEFRNLLKVIWLKFPVALRFFLAEYFFKLLYILENPNTWGSRLESSISRFTSGFIFRFGAWAAGIYIFLQIALPLRHFLYPGNHLWTEQGFRFAWHIMLIQKNGIASFRVTNLRTGEIQYVLPESYLTELQKTMMSTQPDLILQFAHFLGEKEKTRTGDEISVNADVRVSLNGKKSRVFIDPNRDLMKVKDDFSHKDWVLTDTK